The following is a genomic window from Bradysia coprophila strain Holo2 chromosome IV unlocalized genomic scaffold, BU_Bcop_v1 contig_5, whole genome shotgun sequence.
TTTaacatgaaaacattttttttaaagttcttttttgttgGGTTCAGATTCGGTATTACCATGCCGAGAGTAGTGTATATTATACGGATGAGACCAGTCACTATGTTTTTTGGCGTTTAGAAACCATTTTCGGTCAGAGGGCAAGAACCTCTACAGACACATAACTTTGTAGCTAAGCCGTTGTTGCTACATGCAGTTATTGTGTTATTCGTTTGAATCAGGGAATATCACACTCATTGTTTGAGTcgaattttatcattttaataGCCATTAGTCTAGCAGTCTAATCTAGACTGAAAGTTTGGAAATTTGCGATTAACAAAAGGAGGTGATAGGTTATGGTACTTAAGTGGTGCCATTAAGTTCACTCGTACGGATCAGCCAAAAGCTTTTATTGTTTTCTCCATTTTCACATAATCACAAGTTTATTTACGTGAAGCCTATGAATGGCTGGTCTCGTGATTTTCGTTTCTATATGATCCTGGATCcattaaatatttcacaattttgaattttaatgcgAAAGCCTTTTGTAATGCCCCCAGCATTAGTATAAATAtgtaattgagaaaaaaaagaagagaattTGCATAATAACAGGAGATCATGAATGGTTATGGTTAGATTGttgaaaagaatttctttcaccggaattatttaattttgttaaaatatgcGAAATCTTCCGAGTTCTGTGTTCTCCATGCTTTCTCTACTCTTAAGAAAAGATTTATGGCGGCCTATCAGTAAGACggttaagtgttttttttttgtttgaaaagaaATGCTACGACAAAAGAGTGTTGAGTTAGGAAGGTAGGAATAGGAATACCACggtgaaatttttaatattttttttgtttaattgttaCTCCTCCTGTCGAATCAATTATTTTGCCtaaagtttttcaattaaaacccGACAGCAAACAAtgtttaattaacaaaaaaaccattcaTATTTTTAGGTAATGGAACAATTGATTTTCCTGAATTCTTGACAATGATGGCACGCAAAATGAAAGACACTGACAGCGAAGAAGAAATTCGAGAGGCGTTCAGAGTGTTCGATAAGGATGGCAACGGTTTCATTTCCGCTGCCGAACTCCGCCATGTCATGACAAACCTCGGTGAGAAGTTAACAGACGAAGAAGTCGATGAAATGATTCGTGAGGCTGATATTGACGGTGATGGCCAGGTCAATTATGAAGGTAAGAGTCCATTTGATGTAAtgacaaacaacaaaatatgttGCAAATTATCTTTTAATGTGTCTTTTAACAACGTTTCTTCTATTGTACCGTTTTCACACTCATCTTATATGGTATTTTGATTGTACTTCATAGTTTT
Proteins encoded in this region:
- the LOC119071490 gene encoding calmodulin, whose protein sequence is MADQLTEEQIAEFKEAFSLFDKDGDGTITTKELGTVMRSLGQNPTEAELQDMINEVDADGNGTIDFPEFLTMMARKMKDTDSEEEIREAFRVFDKDGNGFISAAELRHVMTNLGEKLTDEEVDEMIREADIDGDGQVNYEEFVTMMTSK